A genomic window from Triticum urartu cultivar G1812 chromosome 7, Tu2.1, whole genome shotgun sequence includes:
- the LOC125525878 gene encoding uncharacterized protein LOC125525878: MNQRVNQEWNPSEVEGARSIIERLNNYYNNDGTIHEKNKKHDIVSNLKAWFPRKTMQQCPEKEYNGSNSDHGVIYTVDGLVNKNFGWQEEVVMEGMGILFGLPLESMQTMEIQEEVQMVEENKVVLENKMCIPQPVIAPRAKGFWTLEEHRLFLHGLSVCGRGKWKEISKYFVTSRTPAQISSHAQKYFMRLQRKGSGSQRYSINDVELDDAGPWKMENSFNFWQALALQSTIGGDNKNPSFDLQTPSSPFVTMNNIV; encoded by the exons ATGAATCAAAGAGTCAACCAGGAGTGGAACCCCTCTGAGGTAGAGGGGGCGAGATCAATCATTGAACGTCTCAACAACTACTACAACAATGATGGCACCATCCATGAGAAGAACAAGAAGCATGATATCGTGTCCAATCTCAAAGCATGGTTCCCTAGGAAGACCATGCAACAG TGTCCAGAGAAGGAGTACAATGGTTCCAATAGTGACCATGGTGTGATTTACACCGTGGATGGCCTTGTGAATAAGAACTTTGGATGGCAAGAGGAGGTTGTCATGGAAGGAATGGGTATTTTGTTTGGTCTTCCATTAGAGAGTATGCAAACCATGGAGATACAAGAAGAGGTGCAGATGGTGGAGGAGAATAAGGTGGTGTTGGAGAATAAGATGTGCATCCCTCAACCAGTGATTGCACCACGTGCCAAGGGGTTTTGGACCCTAGAGGAACACAG GCTCTTTCTCCATGGGTTGAGTGTATGTGGTCGTGGAAAATGGAAGGAGATATCAAAGTACTTCGTCACTAGTAGGACTCCAGCCCAGATTTCGAGCCATGCACAGAAGTACTTCATGAGGCTACAAAGAAAAGGGTCAGGAAGCCAACGCTATAGCATCAATGACGTGGAGCTCGATGATGCTGGCCCATGGAAAATGGAGAATAGCTTTAATTTCTGGCAAGCACTCGCCTTGCAATCTACAATTGGTGGTGATAACAAAAATCCAAGTTTTGATTTGCAAACTCCTTCGAGTCCATTTGTCACCATGAACAATATAGTCTAG